The Methanomethylovorans hollandica DSM 15978 genome includes a region encoding these proteins:
- a CDS encoding NUDIX domain-containing protein, with amino-acid sequence MKPITPLLTVDAIIVHDSMIVFVRRKNNPFKGMFALPGGFVELGETTEEAVMRESLEETGLSIEIVKLIGVYSEPSRDPRGHTVSICYLAKGRGNPKAGSDAAEVALFTIDGIPKLAFDHNHIIDQVRVDINGVLSQM; translated from the coding sequence ATGAAACCAATAACTCCTCTTTTAACAGTTGATGCAATTATTGTTCATGATTCAATGATCGTATTTGTCAGGCGTAAAAACAACCCTTTTAAGGGTATGTTCGCGCTACCTGGAGGATTTGTAGAATTGGGAGAAACTACTGAAGAGGCAGTAATGCGCGAATCGCTGGAAGAGACGGGTTTGTCTATAGAAATAGTTAAGTTGATTGGAGTATATTCAGAACCTTCGCGTGATCCTAGGGGGCATACAGTGTCTATATGTTATCTCGCAAAGGGAAGAGGTAACCCAAAAGCAGGTTCTGATGCGGCAGAAGTCGCGCTTTTTACAATAGATGGCATACCAAAGCTGGCTTTCGATCACAATCATATAATAGATCAGGTAAGAGTTGATATAAATGGAGTTTTGTCCCAAATGTAA
- the hisC gene encoding histidinol-phosphate transaminase: MSRLELIDENIRTIPEYVPGRSIEDTAKKYGLDPTSIIKLGSNENPLGPSQKAVDAILENASKVHLYPSADAGELVDALSTYLDIPASNICAAGPGMDGLLDNLMRLMIREGDEVIIPIPTFSYYEIAARANGASVVYVQRNQDMTVDIDAIKKAVSFRTKVIFLCSPNNPSGDVISESDIRMLLESFHGLVFVDEAYVEFAEHSVANLAMEYDNLVVGRTFSKIFGLAGLRLGYGIMPSWLKTEYLKVATPFNVSLLALKAGIAAISDKQHIEKSIAMVREGRKYLQEQIPFKVYGSMANFVLVDVSPLSASEVCEALLKKGIIVRDCRSFRGAGSSLIRVTVGTQEQNMRVVEAFRSA; encoded by the coding sequence TTGAGCAGGCTTGAACTCATCGACGAGAACATTCGTACAATTCCTGAATACGTGCCAGGCAGATCCATAGAGGACACAGCAAAAAAATATGGTCTTGATCCAACTTCCATCATAAAATTGGGTTCGAACGAGAATCCCCTAGGTCCTTCTCAAAAAGCAGTTGATGCTATTTTGGAAAATGCTTCTAAGGTGCATCTATATCCTTCAGCGGATGCAGGTGAACTAGTAGACGCCCTTAGCACTTATTTGGATATTCCGGCTTCCAATATTTGTGCTGCAGGCCCGGGGATGGATGGCCTTCTGGATAACCTGATGAGGCTTATGATCCGCGAAGGTGACGAGGTTATTATTCCAATACCAACTTTCTCCTACTACGAGATAGCTGCCCGTGCAAACGGAGCTTCCGTCGTCTATGTGCAGAGAAATCAAGATATGACTGTTGACATTGACGCTATCAAAAAAGCAGTATCTTTCAGGACCAAAGTTATTTTTCTCTGTTCTCCCAATAATCCGTCCGGTGATGTGATCTCAGAATCAGATATACGGATGTTGCTGGAATCTTTCCATGGTCTTGTGTTTGTAGATGAAGCTTACGTGGAATTTGCCGAACATAGTGTCGCAAACCTTGCAATGGAATATGATAACCTGGTTGTGGGCAGGACATTCTCTAAAATATTTGGACTCGCTGGCTTACGTTTAGGTTATGGTATAATGCCTTCCTGGCTTAAGACAGAATATCTTAAAGTAGCGACACCTTTTAATGTAAGCCTTCTGGCATTGAAAGCCGGTATAGCTGCCATTTCTGATAAACAACATATTGAAAAGAGCATTGCAATGGTCAGAGAGGGGCGCAAATACTTGCAGGAGCAAATACCATTTAAGGTATATGGTTCCATGGCTAATTTCGTACTTGTAGATGTTTCTCCCCTCAGTGCAAGTGAGGTATGTGAAGCTCTCCTTAAAAAAGGTATAATCGTAAGGGATTGCCGTTCTTTCAGGGGCGCTGGCAGCTCCCTTATAAGGGTCACTGTAGGTACACAGGAACAAAACATGCGCGTAGTAGAAGCATTCAGATCCGCATAG
- a CDS encoding RtcB family protein: MSEDNDISINLNKINDNTWEVPRGYKPGMRVPGRLFLSPPLLNILEQGTLDQVANVAALPGIQKYSMAMPDAHLGYGFPIGGVAAFDREEGVISPGGVGFDINCGVRLIRSNLKESDVRPGITDLLERLFHAVPSGVGSKSRLRVNDDQLDDVFIHGSRWAVENGYGVPNDVERCESQGMMEGALVKQVSTRARQRGRPQLGTLGSGNHFLEIQYVDEIYDTKAADAFGLHEGQITFMIHCGSRGAGHQICTDHLRTLTQAAEKYKIDLPDKQLACAPTDSSEAQNYFGAMVCAANYAWTNRQVIMHWAREVFQDFFRQDMDELGMDLVYDVAHNVAKLETHKIDGKKREVYVHRKGATRAFPPEHSDVPAAYKKVGQPVLIPGSMGTASYVLHGTHDAMDISFGSACHGAGRVMSRAHAKHEFRGEQIQKDLSKMGISVRATQPALIAEEAPGVYKSSSDVVDVVHNLGIARKVARLMPIGVVKG; this comes from the coding sequence ATGTCTGAAGATAATGATATTTCAATTAATCTCAATAAGATCAATGATAATACCTGGGAGGTACCTCGCGGATATAAACCAGGGATGCGTGTTCCAGGACGCTTGTTCTTATCTCCTCCGCTTCTAAATATACTGGAACAGGGCACACTGGATCAAGTGGCCAATGTGGCTGCATTACCAGGTATACAAAAGTATTCCATGGCCATGCCAGATGCACATCTTGGGTATGGTTTCCCTATAGGCGGAGTTGCGGCATTTGACAGGGAGGAAGGTGTTATCAGTCCAGGTGGTGTTGGTTTTGACATCAATTGTGGTGTAAGGCTCATCCGTTCTAACCTGAAAGAAAGTGATGTTAGGCCTGGGATAACGGACCTTCTTGAAAGATTGTTCCATGCTGTGCCTTCTGGTGTGGGCTCCAAGAGCCGTCTGCGGGTAAACGATGATCAACTGGATGATGTTTTCATCCACGGCTCCCGCTGGGCTGTGGAGAATGGCTATGGTGTACCTAACGATGTGGAAAGGTGTGAGAGCCAGGGTATGATGGAAGGTGCTCTGGTGAAGCAGGTCAGCACCAGGGCGCGCCAAAGAGGAAGACCCCAGTTGGGAACTCTTGGAAGCGGAAATCATTTTTTGGAGATCCAGTACGTGGATGAGATCTATGACACAAAAGCCGCTGATGCCTTTGGCTTGCATGAGGGACAGATCACATTCATGATCCATTGCGGTTCAAGGGGTGCAGGGCATCAGATATGTACCGATCATCTGCGCACTCTTACGCAGGCAGCAGAAAAATACAAGATAGATCTCCCTGACAAGCAGCTTGCATGTGCACCTACGGATTCTTCCGAGGCTCAGAACTATTTTGGAGCCATGGTATGTGCAGCCAACTATGCATGGACCAACAGGCAGGTAATAATGCACTGGGCAAGGGAAGTGTTCCAGGATTTCTTCCGGCAGGATATGGATGAACTGGGCATGGACCTTGTGTACGACGTTGCACACAATGTTGCAAAACTCGAGACGCATAAAATCGATGGTAAAAAGCGGGAAGTCTATGTGCACAGGAAAGGTGCTACACGTGCTTTCCCTCCAGAGCATTCTGATGTCCCTGCTGCATATAAGAAAGTGGGCCAGCCTGTGCTTATCCCTGGCAGTATGGGCACTGCTTCATACGTACTGCACGGCACTCATGATGCAATGGATATAAGTTTTGGTAGTGCATGTCACGGGGCTGGCAGGGTCATGAGCAGAGCTCATGCCAAGCATGAGTTCAGAGGGGAACAGATCCAGAAAGATCTCAGTAAAATGGGAATCTCTGTTCGTGCCACTCAACCTGCACTGATAGCTGAAGAGGCTCCGGGGGTCTACAAGTCCAGTAGTGATGTGGTGGATGTTGTGCATAATCTGGGCATAGCAAGGAAAGTTGCACGTCTGATGCCTATAGGAGTTGTAAAAGGGTGA
- the artA gene encoding archaeosortase A gives MLIVLWISILLMLLSAILPGKNGSKRIIGAVGWGVFSVHWLQQPLHYIAINDYVNVALTIAMSVFCMLIAHTMYVQHTNRYTARESNVDITYMATNAIAIGSVFYFPFAEIPALKEWLIGTVTNNIIWTMNMLGMSAYRTGNLITYNGHTVEIILGCTAIESIALFMGLIASVNAPMKKLLAAFMVSVPVIYILNILRDVFVVVAYGEMWFGPNSFEIAHHMIAKAGSGVALFVIAYMVMRILPEILELIDGLWNMITEHINTIRKKVLGNN, from the coding sequence ATGCTTATCGTACTATGGATATCCATCTTATTAATGCTGCTCAGTGCCATCCTCCCTGGAAAAAACGGTTCTAAAAGAATAATAGGAGCTGTCGGATGGGGTGTATTCTCTGTTCACTGGTTACAGCAACCCTTGCATTATATTGCTATAAACGACTACGTGAATGTAGCGCTTACTATAGCAATGAGTGTTTTTTGCATGCTCATAGCACACACAATGTATGTCCAACATACAAATAGATACACAGCTAGGGAAAGTAATGTCGATATCACATATATGGCCACCAATGCGATTGCTATTGGATCTGTGTTCTATTTTCCTTTTGCGGAGATACCGGCCCTCAAAGAATGGCTTATAGGTACAGTAACAAATAATATAATTTGGACCATGAACATGTTAGGAATGTCGGCCTATAGAACGGGTAACCTGATAACATATAATGGACATACCGTAGAGATCATCCTGGGATGTACAGCCATTGAAAGCATTGCTCTTTTTATGGGCTTGATAGCTTCTGTGAATGCACCAATGAAGAAACTGTTAGCAGCATTTATGGTATCTGTTCCTGTCATCTATATACTTAATATATTAAGAGATGTATTTGTAGTGGTTGCGTATGGTGAGATGTGGTTTGGCCCTAATAGCTTTGAGATTGCGCACCATATGATAGCTAAGGCTGGTTCAGGAGTAGCCCTGTTCGTGATAGCCTATATGGTCATGCGCATACTACCCGAGATACTTGAACTCATTGACGGTCTTTGGAACATGATCACTGAACACATTAACACCATAAGGAAGAAAGTTTTGGGAAATAATTAA
- a CDS encoding aldolase, with protein MWQEISRIGRKLVQSGLVESHFGNISVRMGDRMLITRSGSALDELTSDKIVEVEVQGTCALDVIASSETIVHRAIYNSTSAFAIVHAHCPYAVTMSLLQGEGCITPLDSEGRYFLGDIPIVPGGIGSAELAENLAKALYCHKAAIVYGHGTFSIGRVLDEAYVLTTQVEHSCRIRYLHDLMRK; from the coding sequence ATGTGGCAGGAGATATCCAGGATAGGTAGAAAACTGGTACAGAGCGGGCTTGTGGAGTCCCATTTTGGCAACATAAGTGTTCGTATGGGTGACAGGATGCTCATTACAAGAAGCGGAAGCGCCCTGGATGAGCTGACATCGGATAAGATAGTGGAGGTGGAGGTGCAAGGCACCTGCGCCCTCGATGTCATCGCCTCTTCAGAGACCATAGTCCATCGCGCCATCTATAATAGCACTTCTGCATTTGCCATCGTACATGCCCACTGTCCCTATGCTGTTACTATGTCTTTGCTGCAGGGCGAGGGCTGTATCACTCCGCTAGACAGTGAAGGCCGGTATTTTCTGGGCGATATTCCTATAGTCCCGGGAGGTATAGGCTCTGCAGAGCTTGCTGAAAATCTCGCTAAGGCTCTGTACTGCCATAAAGCTGCAATTGTGTATGGACACGGCACATTCTCCATAGGCCGTGTGCTTGACGAGGCATATGTGCTTACAACACAGGTGGAACATTCCTGCAGGATCAGGTATCTGCACGATCTGATGCGCAAGTGA
- a CDS encoding archease codes for MPVDPKKYEYLDHTADAKFLAYGKTLEEAFENAALAMFNVMIDTNTISHTQSLDIELAAEDIDGLLFDWLSEFLFLMDAEYLVFGDFRVHRIEREGDHFHLSATVYGEQIDLSRHRFDTEVKAATYNDMQVQLSADGWVLRATVDT; via the coding sequence ATGCCTGTCGACCCAAAGAAATATGAATACCTGGACCACACTGCAGATGCCAAGTTCTTGGCGTACGGTAAAACCCTCGAGGAAGCCTTCGAGAATGCTGCTCTTGCAATGTTCAATGTCATGATAGACACAAATACTATATCTCACACCCAATCCCTGGACATCGAGCTTGCAGCTGAAGATATTGATGGTCTGCTCTTTGACTGGCTATCTGAATTTTTGTTCCTGATGGATGCGGAATATCTTGTATTCGGTGATTTCAGGGTGCACCGCATTGAACGGGAAGGTGATCACTTCCATCTCAGTGCTACTGTGTACGGAGAACAAATCGATTTATCTAGGCATAGGTTCGATACAGAGGTTAAGGCAGCTACATATAACGATATGCAGGTGCAGCTATCAGCAGATGGCTGGGTGCTGAGGGCTACAGTGGATACTTGA
- a CDS encoding acetylornithine transaminase: protein MSSINYESITQKDAAHVMQTYGRQPIVLASGQGAVVRDVNGVEYIDCVAGIAVNNVGHCHPRVVDAIRSQAEKLIHVSNLYYTEVQANLAEELVKLTGMERAFFCNSGAEAVEAAMKLARVTTGKTDFIAAERSFHGRTMGSLSVTYKEMYRAPFKPLVQEEIFVPYDNASAMAEAITENTAAIIIEPIQGEGGINVPSEGYLQEVRRICDDHGILLIFDEVQTGFGRTGKWFCKDHFGIQPDIMCMAKAMGGGFPMGGIVAKKGITFSKGQHASTFGGNPLACAAALGSIAAIKEDGLLKRTTELGKYFMDKLRQADIPGFKEVRGRGLMIGLELERNCTEIVDHARKHGVLLNSTSETVLRLAPPLVIDKGQIDRVVEVIEQA from the coding sequence ATGTCTTCCATAAATTACGAAAGCATCACACAGAAGGATGCAGCACATGTCATGCAGACATATGGGCGCCAGCCGATAGTACTTGCCAGTGGACAAGGCGCAGTTGTCCGTGATGTAAATGGTGTGGAGTACATAGACTGCGTTGCAGGCATTGCAGTCAATAATGTAGGGCACTGTCATCCAAGGGTAGTGGACGCCATAAGGTCCCAGGCAGAGAAGCTCATCCATGTTTCAAATCTTTATTATACGGAAGTTCAGGCCAATCTTGCCGAGGAACTGGTGAAATTAACAGGTATGGAACGTGCCTTCTTCTGTAATTCCGGTGCTGAAGCTGTGGAAGCTGCAATGAAACTGGCTCGTGTTACTACAGGAAAAACGGACTTCATAGCTGCCGAAAGGTCTTTCCACGGGCGTACCATGGGTTCTCTTTCAGTAACTTATAAGGAAATGTACAGGGCTCCATTCAAACCCCTGGTGCAGGAGGAGATCTTTGTACCATACGATAATGCTTCTGCCATGGCAGAAGCTATCACAGAAAATACTGCCGCTATCATCATTGAGCCAATTCAGGGAGAAGGGGGCATCAACGTGCCTTCCGAAGGTTATCTTCAGGAAGTACGTCGTATATGTGATGATCATGGAATATTACTCATCTTTGATGAAGTGCAGACAGGCTTTGGCAGGACGGGTAAATGGTTCTGCAAGGACCATTTCGGTATCCAGCCAGATATAATGTGCATGGCAAAAGCCATGGGTGGCGGTTTCCCTATGGGGGGCATTGTTGCAAAAAAAGGCATAACTTTCAGTAAGGGTCAGCATGCCTCCACCTTCGGTGGGAATCCTCTTGCATGTGCTGCTGCTCTTGGCTCTATTGCAGCCATTAAGGAAGATGGTTTGCTTAAGCGTACCACTGAGCTTGGCAAGTATTTTATGGATAAGCTCAGGCAAGCAGATATTCCTGGTTTCAAAGAGGTTCGTGGCCGAGGTCTTATGATCGGTCTGGAACTGGAGCGCAACTGCACTGAGATTGTAGATCATGCAAGGAAGCATGGCGTGCTGCTTAACAGTACTTCTGAAACAGTCCTGCGTCTTGCTCCACCTCTTGTTATTGACAAAGGCCAGATCGACAGGGTGGTAGAGGTAATTGAGCAGGCTTGA
- a CDS encoding transcription factor S, with protein sequence MEFCPKCKSMMFPVQGSFVCKKCGHVKGAEGVSDDLVSKSERKDRVVTVLEGNFDQGLPTTSTRCPECGHNVAYWWLRQLRSADESETRFFKCTKCSATWREYD encoded by the coding sequence ATGGAGTTTTGTCCCAAATGTAAGTCTATGATGTTCCCGGTTCAGGGTTCTTTTGTATGCAAGAAATGCGGCCATGTTAAAGGGGCTGAAGGGGTCTCTGATGACCTCGTATCAAAATCAGAGCGTAAGGACCGTGTAGTCACTGTTCTTGAAGGGAATTTCGATCAGGGTCTTCCCACTACATCCACCAGATGTCCGGAATGCGGACATAATGTTGCATATTGGTGGCTCAGACAGCTCAGATCAGCGGATGAGTCCGAAACACGCTTCTTCAAATGTACTAAATGCAGTGCCACATGGAGAGAGTACGACTAA
- a CDS encoding archaetidylserine synthase codes for MRRIFNTLRFPDVVTLLNALCGFGAIIATQNGMLHLSCILILMAAIADGLDGSLARHMGGSEIGGTLDSLADVISFGVAPASIIFSYMSGYFMLIAVCFYLICGILRLARFNISKPDSAFFKGLPITAGGITVASIILVGQGYLQSIAMAAGCIILGTLMVSSIPYIKIRSKKRTLPLTLIFAISIVSYFLDPALTSIATIPLMLAMILYIISPVIIKNMGKDIHEHNKKHN; via the coding sequence GTGAGGCGTATCTTTAATACTCTTAGATTTCCTGATGTGGTCACACTGCTCAATGCACTGTGTGGTTTTGGAGCGATCATTGCAACACAAAATGGAATGTTGCATCTGTCATGTATACTGATCCTTATGGCTGCGATCGCAGATGGACTTGACGGAAGCCTGGCAAGACATATGGGAGGAAGTGAGATAGGAGGAACACTTGATTCACTTGCAGACGTAATATCCTTTGGTGTGGCCCCTGCGAGTATAATCTTCTCATATATGAGCGGATACTTTATGCTCATAGCAGTTTGCTTTTATCTGATCTGTGGCATTCTGCGGCTTGCAAGGTTTAACATATCTAAACCTGACAGTGCTTTTTTCAAAGGCTTGCCTATCACAGCAGGCGGAATAACAGTTGCCTCAATCATATTGGTAGGTCAGGGATATCTCCAGTCAATTGCTATGGCAGCGGGATGCATAATACTGGGGACTTTGATGGTAAGCAGTATACCCTACATAAAGATCAGAAGCAAAAAGAGAACTCTGCCACTAACCCTTATATTTGCCATATCTATAGTATCATATTTCCTTGACCCAGCACTTACAAGTATAGCCACAATTCCTTTAATGCTGGCTATGATACTTTACATAATCTCTCCAGTTATTATAAAGAACATGGGAAAAGACATTCATGAGCACAATAAAAAGCATAACTGA
- a CDS encoding dihydroneopterin aldolase family protein yields the protein MSTIKSITERDNALFEAGIKLGALYHQFTGSPVNLKTVESLEKAIAQSISVQPFVENITVMIDREMIRTRLNSEFGYCELEGRMLDVLLNMKYGNAMVKASLRFNRELDYPLMRIEEISDIA from the coding sequence ATGAGCACAATAAAAAGCATAACTGAAAGGGATAATGCACTATTTGAAGCGGGAATAAAGCTCGGAGCATTATACCATCAATTCACAGGTTCCCCCGTGAACCTTAAAACAGTGGAGAGTCTGGAAAAAGCAATAGCTCAAAGTATATCTGTTCAACCCTTTGTAGAGAACATAACCGTTATGATCGACAGGGAAATGATACGTACCAGACTGAACAGCGAGTTCGGATACTGCGAACTTGAAGGACGTATGTTGGATGTTCTCCTGAACATGAAGTATGGAAATGCAATGGTAAAAGCTTCTCTCCGATTCAACAGGGAACTTGACTATCCACTTATGAGAATAGAAGAAATATCAGATATCGCATGA
- a CDS encoding polymer-forming cytoskeletal protein, whose translation MEEHTIVLEGDVIIGNHSDIKYGVHANSAILGERVVFAGDLVCKSDVRIDIWSRIGGNVKTDTDAYLGEYVNIDGKLIVKGDLDIGNDVKINGGFEAKGWIVIRNPVPVIVYLFLYISELLRLGKDEEVENALNDLFGNDVEVIGPAAMIIPNGSSISIDSIRVPSHAVIGNSCRLVGNIRSTSLEMGHDNTLYGSIRTIDDIYLGKNNSIHGNIVSRGMVRISEGSHVLGEINARTVRIHESARVDGVMRASEGIVFEREEKAALSDSELMHLDV comes from the coding sequence ATGGAAGAGCATACTATTGTTTTGGAAGGTGATGTGATCATCGGTAATCATTCGGACATCAAATACGGTGTTCACGCCAATTCTGCCATTTTGGGTGAACGCGTGGTCTTTGCTGGTGATCTGGTATGCAAGTCTGATGTACGTATAGATATCTGGTCCCGGATAGGTGGCAATGTAAAGACAGATACTGACGCTTACCTGGGAGAATATGTGAACATAGATGGTAAACTCATTGTCAAAGGTGATCTTGATATAGGTAATGATGTTAAGATCAATGGCGGCTTTGAGGCAAAGGGCTGGATAGTCATACGTAATCCTGTGCCCGTCATTGTGTATCTTTTCCTTTACATAAGTGAGCTTCTGCGCCTTGGTAAGGACGAAGAGGTTGAAAATGCCCTGAATGACCTTTTTGGGAATGATGTTGAGGTCATAGGCCCCGCTGCAATGATTATTCCAAATGGTTCGAGCATATCCATTGATTCTATACGCGTGCCTTCCCATGCAGTAATAGGCAACAGCTGCAGGCTTGTAGGGAATATCCGGTCCACTTCATTGGAAATGGGTCACGATAATACTTTATATGGGAGTATAAGGACCATAGATGATATCTATCTTGGAAAGAACAATTCCATTCATGGGAATATTGTTTCCAGAGGCATGGTTCGGATATCTGAAGGTTCTCATGTCTTAGGTGAGATCAATGCACGCACTGTCAGGATACATGAATCAGCAAGAGTTGATGGTGTAATGAGGGCTTCAGAAGGTATTGTATTTGAAAGAGAAGAAAAGGCAGCACTAAGCGACAGTGAACTGATGCATCTTGATGTTTGA
- a CDS encoding phosphatidylserine decarboxylase gives MLAKGSFPWILTILGITSCFALAAYFTEYPYAKAGFTTGLLVLIFLFIFFRDPERYSVEGEECMISPADGRIVDIRGRKLCIFMNFQNVHVNRAPLQGKVTFMEYKKGGYIPAFCKDSHRNERQHIFIDTEHGEIEVVQIAGTITRRIVPYIKEGDFMEKGQRIGMIRFGSRVDVTVPDNFVIECNKGDKVYAGRTSIARLKQKE, from the coding sequence ATGCTTGCCAAAGGTTCATTTCCATGGATACTAACTATTTTAGGGATCACTTCTTGCTTTGCATTAGCAGCCTATTTCACAGAATATCCATATGCAAAAGCAGGATTCACAACAGGACTTTTGGTACTGATATTTCTGTTTATATTTTTTCGCGACCCTGAACGCTATTCTGTAGAGGGGGAAGAATGTATGATTTCACCAGCAGATGGCAGAATAGTGGATATAAGAGGTAGGAAGCTTTGTATATTTATGAACTTCCAGAATGTTCATGTTAACAGAGCGCCTTTACAAGGAAAGGTCACTTTCATGGAATATAAAAAAGGTGGGTATATACCTGCTTTCTGCAAAGATTCTCACCGGAATGAAAGACAACATATATTCATAGACACAGAACACGGAGAAATAGAAGTTGTCCAGATAGCAGGCACCATTACCAGAAGAATAGTGCCTTACATAAAGGAAGGTGACTTTATGGAAAAAGGACAACGTATAGGAATGATCCGTTTCGGTTCCAGGGTAGACGTAACAGTTCCGGATAACTTTGTGATCGAATGCAATAAAGGTGACAAGGTATATGCCGGCAGGACATCCATAGCCAGATTAAAACAGAAGGAGTGA
- a CDS encoding CDP-alcohol phosphatidyltransferase family protein, producing MTSDSLRPYATRFISPLAHKAADAGVSPDQVSALSLFFAILAGVFYYYSLTNPLLVLAGAFMVSLNSMLDAIDGLMARYLKTAGPKGDFIDHVIDRYADVIIICSIFFAGHVQWQIGVIAIVGVLITSYLGTQAQALQLGRYYGGIMGRADRLLLIMAASVMYFVYPHQILIFNLLGWVMVIIAIASHITAFQRIWHIWQQL from the coding sequence ATGACCTCTGATTCCCTACGACCATATGCTACGCGGTTCATTTCACCTCTTGCACATAAGGCTGCAGATGCGGGTGTTTCTCCGGACCAGGTATCTGCGCTGTCACTTTTTTTCGCCATACTTGCAGGGGTATTCTATTATTACTCTCTGACAAACCCTTTGTTAGTGCTTGCCGGTGCTTTTATGGTATCTCTTAACTCTATGCTTGATGCTATCGATGGTCTCATGGCTCGATACCTCAAGACCGCTGGCCCAAAGGGAGATTTCATCGATCACGTAATTGACCGCTACGCTGACGTCATAATCATTTGCAGTATCTTTTTCGCAGGCCATGTACAGTGGCAGATAGGTGTCATTGCCATAGTGGGCGTGCTTATCACCAGTTATCTCGGCACCCAGGCTCAGGCCTTGCAGCTTGGCAGGTACTACGGAGGCATAATGGGTAGGGCAGACAGGCTTTTGCTTATAATGGCAGCATCTGTGATGTACTTTGTATACCCGCACCAGATACTCATATTCAATCTCCTGGGTTGGGTCATGGTGATAATTGCTATAGCAAGCCATATCACTGCTTTTCAGCGTATCTGGCATATATGGCAGCAACTTTGA
- a CDS encoding PUA domain-containing protein has translation MQDADKNLKKVRSIADYQFGKGCGDALFPNDVTFLLSRTNRVRQILHHGQRIATVRAKDGMLTLSISGAMLLHDVLPIPSYRVIVCDDAVPFVSKGKTVFAKHIISLDKALRAGEEVLVVDTSDKLLATGQLLLSPDEALFIGRGPAIDVRNGIDQEKDRQDD, from the coding sequence ATGCAAGATGCAGATAAGAATCTGAAAAAGGTTAGGAGTATAGCCGATTATCAGTTTGGAAAGGGCTGTGGAGATGCTCTTTTTCCAAATGATGTGACTTTTTTGCTGTCCCGTACCAATCGTGTCAGACAAATATTGCACCATGGGCAGCGCATAGCTACTGTCAGGGCAAAGGATGGTATGCTCACCCTAAGTATTTCAGGAGCTATGCTACTACACGATGTTCTTCCTATTCCTTCATATAGAGTGATCGTGTGTGATGATGCTGTTCCTTTTGTATCTAAAGGCAAGACCGTTTTCGCAAAACACATTATCAGTCTGGACAAGGCGCTGCGTGCAGGTGAAGAAGTTCTTGTTGTAGATACTTCTGACAAGCTCCTCGCCACAGGTCAGCTTTTACTTTCTCCGGATGAAGCTTTATTCATAGGTAGAGGACCAGCTATTGATGTGCGTAATGGGATCGATCAGGAGAAAGACAGGCAGGATGATTAA